The sequence GCTCACCTCTCACCTCTCACCTCTCACCGACCACTGACCACCGACCACTGACCACCGACCACTGCTCACTGCTCACCGCTCACCGCTCACCGCTCACTGCTCACCGCTCACTGCTCACCGCTCACCGCTCACTGCTCACCGCTCACCGCTCACCGCTCACCGCTCACCGCTCACCGCTCACTGCCACGAAGTGCGCCCGGAAAAGCTGGCGCGCCAACAGACGTTTGTATTCGGCCGAACCGCGAACGTCGGAGATCGGCGCGATCTCCGTTTGCAGGATCGCCTCCGCTTCTTCGAGGATCGCATCGTTGATCGGTTTTCCGCTCAGGAACGCCGAGGTCTTTCTTAACAACAAAGGCGTCGGCGCGACCCCGCCGATCGAGACGCGCGCCGTTTCGACAACATCGCCCGAAAGCCTGAGCGCGATCGCCGTATTAACAGAAGCGATGTCAAGATAGGTTCGTTTCGAGACCTTTTCAAAATTGAAATGCGTGAAATCCTTGCGAATTGAGATCTTCGAAATGATCTCCGACTCAACCTTTGCGAGCTGCTTGTAACCCAAATACAAATCAGATAACGCAATGTTCCGAATTCCGAAATCCGAATTCCCAATTCCGAAATCGCGTAGTTCCAATTCGGCGTCGAGCGCCAGAAAAAAGACCGTCATATCGCCGATCGGCGAGGCATTTACAAAATTGCCGGCGAGCGTCGCCATATTCCTGATCGGCGTCGACGAAACCAATTTCAAATACTTGTCAAGGTTCGGAAAAAGCCGATGGAAGACTTCAGACTCGAGCAAGTCGGTGACGACGACAGACGGGCCGATCTCGACCGTTTCGTCGGTCTCGCGGATGAACCGAAGCGCAGGATCGTCAAACAAACTCGTCGCACCCGCGTGGACCATTTCGTCGTGCTTCTGAACGTAAAGGTCCGTGCCGCCGGCGACGAATCTTGGGGTGGTGATTTCGGATGATACGGATTTCAGACCTTCGGAGTCGGGATGTTCGCGCACCAACAATTCGAGACGCCGCCCGATGGATTCGAAATATTTCGGAACCGCACCGGCGGCGATCGCCTTCTCGATTTGCGACTGTGACTTGTTGAGCATCGCATTGCCGAAATCCGAAATCCCAAATCCCAAATCCGAAATCCTCTCGCACGCCCGCTCGATCGACTTGTAACCCGTGCAGCGGCAAATGTTTCCGTCGATCGCCGCAACCACCGATTCTTTGGTTTTCTGACCGTCGCCGAGGCAAAAACCGGTCAGAGACATCACGAATCCAACCGTGCAGAATCCGCATTGAGTTCCGGATTCGTCGACCAACGCTGCCTGCGCGGGTGTCAGGCTTCCGTCGGCCGGGTTGATTCCTTCGACAGTCACGATATGCTTGCCGCGCGCATTCAAGAGCGGCATCAGGCACGATGTCATCGAACGATATCTGAGGTCTCCGTCCTTGAGTTCACCGACGAGGATCGTGCACGCCCCGCAATCCCCTTCGCGGCAGCCGATCTTCGTTCCCTTCAGATTCTTGTGATACCGAACAAAGTCGAGCACCGTCGTTCCGCCTGGGAGATCGGTTTCGACGGATTGATTGTTGAGAATAAATTCGATCATTATTCCAGCCACGAATCGCACCAATTTCACGAACGCAACCCTTTATGCGACGTTGTTGATCCAACCGCCAAAAGCGCGGCGCATCAGGTGCGTTCCTGAAAAAACAGTCGTGAAATTCGTGCGATTCGTGGCAAAGCGCAACTAGAATCGCCGAATCAAAACGACGCCGATCGTGATCATCGCCGCGCCGACGACACGCAAAACGCTCACCGGCCGTTCCGGAACTCCGAGCCAGCCGAAATGATCGATGACGAGCGTGACCAGCATTTGCCCGGCGATGATCAGCGAGAACGTCAGAGCGACCCCGATCTTCGGAACCAGAACTACGGCCGAGGCGACGAAAAACGCTCCCAGGATTCCCCCGAGCCACGCGACCGCCGGCGCATTCTTCGCGTTCGCCAGATTCGAAAGCGGTATGCCGGTCGCCAGAATATACAGGAAGAGCGCCAATGTCCCGACCGCGAATGAAATGAACGCGGACAGGATCGGACTCTCGACGTGGCTGGCGAGTTTGTTGTTGATCGC is a genomic window of Acidobacteriota bacterium containing:
- a CDS encoding DMT family transporter is translated as MVSFIQNYSFIILAILAGMMMPTQAAINNKLASHVESPILSAFISFAVGTLALFLYILATGIPLSNLANAKNAPAVAWLGGILGAFFVASAVVLVPKIGVALTFSLIIAGQMLVTLVIDHFGWLGVPERPVSVLRVVGAAMITIGVVLIRRF
- a CDS encoding FAD binding domain-containing protein; protein product: MIEFILNNQSVETDLPGGTTVLDFVRYHKNLKGTKIGCREGDCGACTILVGELKDGDLRYRSMTSCLMPLLNARGKHIVTVEGINPADGSLTPAQAALVDESGTQCGFCTVGFVMSLTGFCLGDGQKTKESVVAAIDGNICRCTGYKSIERACERISDLGFGISDFGNAMLNKSQSQIEKAIAAGAVPKYFESIGRRLELLVREHPDSEGLKSVSSEITTPRFVAGGTDLYVQKHDEMVHAGATSLFDDPALRFIRETDETVEIGPSVVVTDLLESEVFHRLFPNLDKYLKLVSSTPIRNMATLAGNFVNASPIGDMTVFFLALDAELELRDFGIGNSDFGIRNIALSDLYLGYKQLAKVESEIISKISIRKDFTHFNFEKVSKRTYLDIASVNTAIALRLSGDVVETARVSIGGVAPTPLLLRKTSAFLSGKPINDAILEEAEAILQTEIAPISDVRGSAEYKRLLARQLFRAHFVAVSGER